The following proteins are co-located in the Paenibacillus sp. FSL H8-0079 genome:
- a CDS encoding diguanylate cyclase, whose amino-acid sequence MNPLVWYDLFLFVLLFGVGVYVFATVRITNLHKVYFLFHGLMMLWPFCQFASTLTDDSGLQLFYVTLSFVAVSLLGSGWLLLTIFITGYSERLSAKGTFLLFVPAVIGAIGVVANPWNEFVIPLEGGYIERAYGPWFWVVMIILVSYFLASLVILFRAVYSSQTSAMIKKQVRITLWGILVLAVFATIDAILNVVLARWLPIIPGMTSLGIFLSDLFFVYVIKRYNVFDLVSIAHEDVINTIPYGILVLDENEVIVEANKASRSFMDLHVGDSFDMEAFLESVHVVGSCREFVNHYKKKENTLSHIEVIVERGNNIRHYILQSSPIVDSALVPIGHILTFQDVSQERFYVKEMNRQNVTLQERNQALDLIRQELSEANRKLEELALTDSLTNCYNRRYLTQHLNHEVITNIQYKTPFSLLLLDIDYFKAINDRYGHVIGDEVLVRTAEAVKQSIRSTDILTRYGGEEFMIYLPHTEHDLANQIAERVRTAVESNHIMVDHEIMQVSITISIGILSFEDFEVEHVPENPEGYLTQLFAAVDKALYQAKQNGRNRVEFGVFERGIV is encoded by the coding sequence GTGAACCCATTAGTATGGTATGATCTCTTTTTATTTGTCCTATTGTTTGGTGTAGGTGTATATGTGTTTGCTACGGTTAGAATTACGAACTTACATAAGGTGTACTTTTTATTTCACGGATTGATGATGCTCTGGCCTTTCTGTCAATTTGCGAGTACGCTCACGGATGATTCCGGCTTGCAGCTGTTCTACGTTACGTTATCTTTCGTCGCGGTCTCTCTGCTTGGGAGCGGGTGGCTTCTATTGACGATATTCATTACCGGCTATTCAGAGCGTTTGAGTGCAAAAGGAACGTTCCTGCTATTTGTCCCAGCGGTGATCGGGGCTATAGGTGTGGTCGCAAATCCATGGAATGAGTTCGTCATCCCGCTGGAGGGAGGGTATATCGAGCGGGCTTACGGCCCTTGGTTCTGGGTTGTGATGATTATTCTGGTGAGCTATTTCTTGGCTTCCCTCGTCATTCTGTTCCGGGCGGTATATTCTTCGCAGACGTCTGCCATGATCAAAAAACAGGTGAGAATCACCCTGTGGGGCATCTTGGTGTTGGCTGTTTTTGCAACGATTGATGCGATTCTGAATGTCGTTCTAGCCCGCTGGTTGCCGATCATTCCTGGAATGACTTCGCTGGGGATCTTTCTGTCGGACCTCTTCTTCGTCTATGTGATCAAAAGATACAATGTGTTCGATCTGGTCTCCATCGCCCATGAGGATGTAATCAATACCATTCCATATGGCATCCTGGTACTGGATGAGAATGAAGTTATTGTTGAAGCGAACAAAGCCTCTCGATCCTTTATGGATCTGCATGTGGGGGATTCTTTTGATATGGAAGCCTTTCTGGAGTCTGTTCATGTTGTGGGCAGCTGCCGTGAGTTCGTGAATCACTATAAGAAAAAAGAAAATACCCTCTCCCACATTGAAGTGATCGTGGAGCGGGGCAACAATATCCGGCACTATATCCTGCAATCGTCTCCGATTGTGGATTCGGCTCTTGTGCCGATCGGTCATATCCTCACGTTCCAGGATGTCTCGCAGGAGCGTTTCTACGTGAAAGAGATGAATCGCCAGAACGTAACTCTACAGGAGCGAAATCAGGCGCTAGACTTGATCCGTCAGGAGTTATCCGAGGCCAATCGCAAACTGGAGGAACTCGCCCTGACGGACAGTTTAACTAACTGTTACAACCGTCGTTATCTGACCCAACATCTGAATCATGAGGTCATTACCAATATTCAATACAAAACACCATTCTCACTCCTGCTGCTCGATATCGACTACTTCAAAGCAATCAATGATCGCTATGGACATGTCATCGGGGATGAAGTGCTCGTCCGCACGGCGGAGGCGGTCAAACAATCGATTCGCAGTACGGATATCCTGACGCGTTATGGCGGGGAAGAGTTCATGATATACCTTCCGCATACGGAGCATGATCTGGCGAACCAGATCGCGGAGCGCGTAAGAACAGCTGTGGAGTCCAACCACATCATGGTGGATCATGAGATTATGCAGGTATCCATTACGATTAGCATTGGCATTCTTTCCTTTGAGGACTTTGAAGTGGAGCATGTGCCGGAGAATCCGGAGGGGTACTTGACTCAACTGTTCGCTGCGGTGGATAAGGCCTTGTATCAAGCGAAGCAGAATGGGCGTAACAGAGTGGAGTTTGGGGTGTTTGAGCGGGGAATTGTTTGA
- the ltrA gene encoding group II intron reverse transcriptase/maturase — MNANRLTTPKEKVQKLQEKLGHVAKENSKRKFHALYDKVYRWDVLCEAWRRVKANKGAAGVDAMTLADVEEQGEMNFLEDCERALKEGTYHPQPVRRHYIPKKDGKQRPLGIPTVRDRVIQMATKLVIEPIFEADFEDVSFGFRPKRSAKGALERIRKACNRKGNWVIDVDIQGYFDNINQEKLMKLVQMRINDRRILKLIRKWLQAGVMEEGNERRSDLGTPQGGVISPLLANIYLNYFDRLWEKHGRGLGELTRYADDFVVICKTKKDAEHAYELIGKIMERLELTLHPIKTRIVGLWTGDEGFDFLGMHHRKTKAETSQGKVYHTTQQWLTKKAEERIQGVVKERLAPPSMRSKSFAEHVKWLNPKIQGWRNYYYTSYSQKRLAKLDWYILQRLTRWYAKKRQRRSWMSSRSEVKYIANMYGLKTLL, encoded by the coding sequence GTGAATGCCAACCGGCTAACAACACCAAAGGAAAAAGTTCAAAAACTCCAAGAAAAGCTAGGCCATGTGGCCAAGGAGAACAGCAAGCGTAAATTCCATGCCTTGTACGACAAAGTCTACCGGTGGGATGTCTTGTGCGAAGCCTGGAGACGAGTGAAAGCGAACAAGGGAGCGGCAGGTGTAGATGCCATGACGCTTGCGGATGTGGAGGAACAAGGAGAAATGAACTTCCTCGAGGACTGTGAACGAGCATTGAAAGAAGGCACCTACCATCCGCAGCCTGTACGGCGGCACTATATTCCCAAGAAAGATGGGAAGCAAAGACCGCTGGGCATACCCACCGTGCGCGACCGTGTCATACAGATGGCAACGAAACTGGTGATTGAACCTATCTTTGAAGCGGATTTTGAGGACGTATCCTTCGGATTTCGCCCGAAACGAAGTGCAAAAGGAGCGCTGGAACGAATTCGGAAAGCCTGCAACCGCAAAGGGAATTGGGTAATCGACGTCGATATCCAAGGTTACTTCGATAACATTAATCAAGAGAAGCTTATGAAATTGGTGCAGATGCGCATCAACGACAGGCGGATACTGAAATTAATACGGAAGTGGCTTCAGGCGGGAGTGATGGAAGAAGGAAACGAAAGGCGCTCCGATTTAGGAACACCGCAAGGTGGTGTGATATCACCGCTTCTGGCGAATATCTATCTGAACTATTTTGACCGACTATGGGAGAAACATGGAAGAGGTCTGGGAGAACTGACAAGGTATGCAGACGACTTTGTAGTAATCTGTAAAACCAAAAAGGATGCCGAGCATGCGTATGAACTCATAGGCAAAATTATGGAACGTCTGGAGCTAACCCTGCACCCGATCAAAACTCGCATTGTAGGTCTATGGACAGGAGACGAGGGATTCGACTTCCTAGGAATGCACCACCGAAAAACGAAAGCAGAAACGTCGCAAGGGAAGGTATATCACACCACGCAACAGTGGCTAACGAAAAAGGCGGAGGAACGTATTCAAGGGGTAGTCAAAGAAAGACTGGCTCCACCGAGTATGCGGTCGAAATCGTTCGCGGAGCATGTGAAATGGCTCAATCCGAAGATTCAAGGATGGAGAAATTATTACTACACGAGCTACAGCCAAAAGAGATTAGCTAAGTTGGACTGGTATATTCTGCAACGATTAACACGGTGGTACGCGAAGAAGAGACAACGTAGGAGTTGGATGAGTTCACGATCGGAAGTCAAGTATATTGCCAATATGTATGGATTAAAAACGCTATTGTAA
- the araA gene encoding L-arabinose isomerase: MSATAAKEFWFVVGSQHLYGEEALGEVKANAQKITDALNASGVLPYPLVLQDLAVSADKITSTMKEVNYRDEVAGVITWMHTFSPAKMWIRGTKLLQKPLLHLATQFNESIPWATIDMDFMNLNQAAHGDREYGFINARLRKQNKIVVGYWERPDVQQQVADWMDVAVAFNEGFNLKVARFGDNMRNVGVTEGDKVEAQIQFGWTVDYFGIGDLVQYVNAVTEQEIDDLIAQYGDLYEFDYGTNSKEAWEASVRVQASYEIAIKRFLDEGGYSAFTTNFEDLHGMKQLPGLAVQRLMAQGYGFAGEGDWKTAALDRLLKIMAHNENTGFMEDYTYEMAAGQEAILQSHMLEVDPTLASTKPRIIVSPLGIGDREDPARLVFDGKAGEGVVVSMADFGTHYKLLINEVSAFEPTVPAPNLPVARVLWSVKPNFQDGVKAWIENGGGHHTVVSLNLTTDQIVTYAKLVNLEYVIIK, encoded by the coding sequence ATGTCAGCAACAGCAGCAAAAGAATTCTGGTTTGTGGTCGGTTCACAGCACTTGTACGGAGAAGAAGCCCTGGGCGAAGTAAAAGCCAACGCACAGAAAATTACGGATGCTCTTAACGCAAGTGGCGTACTGCCGTACCCGCTCGTATTGCAGGATCTGGCGGTAAGCGCAGATAAAATCACGAGTACGATGAAAGAAGTGAACTATCGCGACGAAGTAGCGGGTGTGATCACATGGATGCATACATTCTCCCCGGCGAAAATGTGGATTCGTGGTACGAAATTGCTGCAAAAACCTTTGCTGCACTTGGCAACCCAATTCAACGAAAGCATTCCTTGGGCAACCATCGATATGGACTTCATGAACCTGAACCAAGCGGCACATGGTGACCGCGAATATGGCTTCATTAATGCCCGTCTGAGAAAACAAAATAAAATCGTTGTTGGCTACTGGGAGCGCCCAGACGTACAGCAACAGGTTGCAGATTGGATGGACGTAGCGGTTGCCTTTAATGAAGGTTTCAACCTTAAAGTCGCTCGCTTCGGTGATAACATGCGCAACGTGGGCGTAACTGAAGGCGATAAAGTAGAGGCACAGATTCAATTCGGATGGACGGTTGATTACTTCGGCATTGGCGACCTCGTGCAATACGTGAACGCCGTAACGGAGCAGGAAATCGATGATCTGATCGCTCAGTATGGAGACCTCTACGAATTCGATTATGGCACGAACAGCAAGGAAGCTTGGGAAGCCAGCGTACGTGTGCAAGCGAGCTATGAAATTGCCATTAAACGTTTCCTGGACGAAGGTGGTTACAGTGCCTTCACTACAAACTTCGAAGATCTGCATGGCATGAAACAACTTCCGGGTCTGGCTGTACAACGCCTGATGGCTCAAGGGTACGGATTTGCCGGTGAGGGTGACTGGAAAACGGCTGCACTGGATCGTTTGCTGAAAATCATGGCTCATAACGAGAACACGGGCTTCATGGAAGATTACACATACGAGATGGCAGCTGGACAGGAAGCGATCCTTCAATCTCACATGCTTGAAGTAGATCCGACACTTGCCAGCACGAAACCGAGAATCATCGTGTCCCCACTGGGTATTGGCGATCGTGAAGATCCGGCACGTCTCGTATTCGACGGCAAAGCAGGCGAAGGTGTCGTGGTATCCATGGCAGACTTCGGTACACATTACAAACTGCTGATCAATGAAGTATCTGCATTTGAACCAACTGTTCCAGCACCTAACCTGCCAGTAGCACGTGTTCTGTGGAGCGTGAAGCCGAACTTCCAGGATGGGGTAAAAGCATGGATCGAAAATGGTGGTGGTCACCATACGGTTGTATCCTTGAACCTAACGACAGATCAGATCGTGACGTATGCGAAGCTGGTGAATCTGGAATATGTTATTATTAAGTAA
- a CDS encoding L-ribulose-5-phosphate 4-epimerase, which yields MLDQLKEEVFQANLELPKHGLVKFTWGNVSAIDRESGLFVIKPSGVSYDVMKASDMVVVDLDGNVVEGEMRPSSDTATHAVLYKHYSEIGGIVHTHSTWATIWAQAGLDVPVMGTTHADTFYGAVPCARFLNQDEVDRGYEAETGRVIIETFEQRGIDVMAVPAVLLHGHAPFTWGKDAKSAVVNSVVLEEVCKMNLYARQLNNFAKELPQGILDKHYLRKHGKDAYYGQK from the coding sequence ATGTTAGATCAACTGAAGGAAGAGGTATTTCAGGCGAATCTGGAACTGCCAAAGCACGGACTTGTAAAATTCACTTGGGGTAACGTCAGTGCAATCGATCGGGAAAGCGGTCTGTTCGTCATCAAACCAAGTGGCGTTAGCTACGATGTGATGAAAGCAAGCGACATGGTTGTAGTTGATCTGGACGGTAACGTAGTTGAGGGTGAGATGCGACCTTCCTCGGACACCGCAACACATGCCGTACTATATAAGCATTACTCGGAGATTGGCGGCATCGTGCACACACACTCCACGTGGGCGACGATCTGGGCGCAAGCCGGACTGGACGTACCTGTAATGGGAACCACACATGCGGACACGTTCTATGGAGCGGTGCCTTGTGCACGTTTCCTGAATCAGGACGAGGTTGATCGTGGATACGAAGCGGAGACGGGACGCGTCATTATTGAAACGTTTGAACAGCGTGGAATTGATGTTATGGCAGTTCCGGCTGTACTGCTCCATGGTCATGCACCGTTTACGTGGGGGAAAGATGCCAAGTCTGCGGTGGTAAACAGTGTCGTGCTGGAAGAGGTATGCAAAATGAACCTGTACGCGCGGCAATTGAATAACTTCGCGAAGGAACTGCCACAAGGCATTTTGGATAAACACTATCTGCGAAAACACGGAAAAGACGCGTATTACGGACAGAAGTAA
- a CDS encoding FGGY-family carbohydrate kinase, whose product MSQLDLKEAITKGATSLGIEFGSTRIKAVLIDERFETIASGSYEWENLLKDGYWTYNQEDIITGLQTAYREMKQDVEQKYGITLRTVGSIGFSAMMHGYIALDSAGELLVPFRTWRNATTGAAARELTDLLQFNIPERWSIAHLYQAILNEEVHVPQIDHLTTLAGYIHWLLTGNKAIGIGDASGIFPIDESTHNYHPSMIQQFDEQIAGKGYPWKVEDLLPKVYLAGENAGELTEAGAKLLDPSQDLQAGIPLCPPEGDAGTGMVATNSVRKRTGNISVGTSVFAMIVLEKELSKVYPEIDMVTTPDGSPVGMVHANNCSSDINAWVGLFREFSQAMGYEVDNGKLFSVLFNKALEADPDGGGLLSYGYYSGENITGLEKGRPLFVRSPESNFNLANFMRTHLFSAFGALKLGMDILTEEEDVAIDSILAHGGLFKTPVVGQRIVAAAMNVPVSVMSTAGEGGAWGMALLASYMINKDQEESLDVFLEQKVFSDVEGVEVAPDASDVKGFEAFIERYRNGLTIEQSAVDHLVENVQKDRF is encoded by the coding sequence ATGAGTCAATTGGATTTGAAAGAAGCCATTACCAAGGGCGCTACTTCACTTGGAATTGAATTTGGATCAACGCGGATTAAAGCGGTGTTGATTGACGAGCGTTTTGAAACCATCGCTTCAGGCAGTTATGAATGGGAGAACCTCCTGAAAGACGGATATTGGACGTACAACCAGGAGGATATCATCACAGGTCTGCAGACGGCTTATCGTGAGATGAAGCAAGATGTGGAACAGAAATACGGAATTACGCTGCGCACGGTCGGTTCTATCGGTTTCTCGGCCATGATGCACGGATACATTGCGTTGGATAGCGCTGGCGAACTGCTGGTACCTTTCCGCACCTGGCGTAACGCTACGACGGGAGCAGCTGCAAGAGAGCTAACGGATCTTCTGCAATTCAATATTCCTGAACGTTGGAGTATCGCCCACTTGTATCAAGCGATTTTGAACGAAGAGGTGCATGTGCCACAGATTGATCACCTGACAACCTTGGCTGGATACATCCACTGGTTGCTGACAGGCAATAAGGCGATTGGGATCGGCGATGCTTCAGGGATTTTCCCAATTGACGAGTCTACACATAACTATCACCCATCCATGATCCAACAGTTCGACGAACAGATCGCAGGCAAAGGTTATCCGTGGAAAGTTGAGGACCTTCTGCCCAAGGTATATCTCGCGGGTGAGAATGCAGGTGAGTTGACGGAAGCGGGAGCCAAGTTGCTCGACCCTTCGCAAGATCTGCAAGCAGGCATTCCGCTCTGCCCGCCAGAGGGCGATGCCGGAACGGGTATGGTGGCAACGAATAGCGTGAGAAAACGTACGGGGAACATCTCCGTCGGCACATCCGTATTTGCGATGATCGTACTGGAGAAGGAATTATCCAAAGTGTATCCCGAGATTGATATGGTCACCACGCCGGATGGCAGTCCAGTAGGGATGGTGCATGCAAACAACTGTTCCAGTGATATCAACGCATGGGTTGGATTGTTCCGCGAATTCTCTCAAGCGATGGGATATGAAGTGGATAACGGCAAGTTGTTTAGCGTGTTGTTTAACAAGGCTTTGGAGGCAGACCCTGATGGTGGCGGCTTGCTCAGCTATGGTTACTACTCAGGTGAGAACATTACGGGACTTGAGAAAGGCCGTCCATTGTTCGTCCGCTCCCCGGAAAGCAACTTCAATCTGGCAAACTTCATGCGGACACATCTGTTCAGTGCCTTCGGTGCACTCAAGCTAGGTATGGACATTTTGACGGAAGAAGAGGATGTGGCGATTGACAGCATTTTGGCTCACGGTGGCCTGTTCAAGACTCCTGTCGTCGGACAACGGATTGTAGCTGCTGCGATGAACGTACCGGTATCGGTAATGTCTACCGCTGGTGAAGGTGGCGCATGGGGCATGGCGCTTCTGGCTTCGTACATGATCAACAAGGATCAAGAGGAGAGCCTGGATGTGTTCCTGGAGCAGAAGGTCTTTAGCGATGTTGAGGGAGTTGAAGTGGCACCGGATGCATCGGATGTGAAAGGGTTTGAAGCATTTATCGAACGCTACCGGAATGGGCTCACAATTGAGCAATCAGCCGTAGATCATCTGGTAGAGAATGTTCAAAAAGACCGCTTTTGA